In one Lolium rigidum isolate FL_2022 chromosome 3, APGP_CSIRO_Lrig_0.1, whole genome shotgun sequence genomic region, the following are encoded:
- the LOC124701366 gene encoding probable protein phosphatase 2C 28 encodes MAAAMDYFRSCWGARSRAGRRGKKGSDSAGRQDGLLWYKDAGQVATGEFSMAVVQANNLLEDQSQVESGSLSMADPGPQGTFVGVYDGHGGPETSRFINDNMFHHLKRFATEHKCMSADVIRKAFQATEDGFLSVVTKEWARKPQIAAVGSCCLVGVICSGNLYIANAGDSRAVLGRIVKATGEIVAMQLSAEHNACYEEVRRELQSSHPDDPQIVVLKHNVWRVKGLIQISRSIGDVYLKKPEFNRTPLHSKFRLRETFKKPILSSEPAITVHQIQPNDQFVIFASDGLWEHLSNQEAVELVQSNPRNGIARRLVKAAMQEAAKKREMRYSDLKKIERGVRRHFHDDITVVVVFLDANAISRPGWSKSPSVSVRGGGVSVPSNSLAPFSAPTMLSSTY; translated from the exons atggcggcggcgatggacTACTTCAGGTCTTGCTGGGGCGCGCGGTCTCGGGCCGGACGGCGAGGCAAGAAGGGATCGGATTCCGCCGGCCGGCAGGACGGCCTGCTGTGGTACAAGGACGCCGGCCAGGTGGCCACCGGGGAGTTCTCCATGGCGGTGGTGCAGGCCAATAACCTGCTGGAGGACCAGAGCCAGGTGGAGTCCGGCTCGCTCTCCATGGCCGACCCCGGACCGCAGGGCACCTTCGTCGGCGTCTATGATGGGCATGGCGGCCCGGAGACGTCCCGGttcatcaacgacaacatgtTCCATCATCTCAAGA GATTTGCAACTGAACACAAGTGCATGTCAGCAGACGTGATCAGGAAAGCTTTCCAAGCAACCGAGGATGGCTTCCTTTCTGTAGTCACCAAGGAATGGGCTAGGAAGCCTCAGATTGCAGCAGTAGGCTCCTGCTGCCTAGTTGGCGTAATTTGCTCTGGGAATCTCTACATCGCGAATGCCGGGGACTCACGCGCGGTTCTTGGAAGGATTGTCAAGGCAACCGGCGAGATCGTGGCCATGCAGTTATCGGCCGAGCACAATGCGTGCTACGAAGAAGTTAGGCGGGAGCTGCAGTCATCACATCCTGATGATCCACAAATCGTGGTTCTCAAACACAACGTTTGGCGTGTGAAGGGTCTCATCCAG ATCTCGAGATCTATTGGAGATGTATATCTGAAAAAACCAGAGTTTAACAGAACACCTCTTCATAGCAAGTTTCGGCTCCGGGAAACATTCAAGAAGCCAATTCTTAGTTCTGAACCTGCAATTACTGTACACCAAATACAACCGAATGATCAGTTTGTTATATTTGCTTCTGACGGGCTATGGGAGCACCTCAGTAATCAGGAAGCAGTTGAGCTTGTCCAAAGTAATCCTCGTAAT GGGATCGCTCGGAGACTGGTTAAAGCCGCGATGCAAGAAGCAGCCAAGAAGAGGGAGATGAGATACTCGGACCTCAAGAAAATCGAGCGTGGGGTGCGGCGCCATTTCCATGACGACATAACCGTTGTCGTGGTTTTCCTGGACGCGAACGCCATCAGCAGACCAGGGTGGAGCAAGAGCCCGTCGGTCTCAGTCCGAGGTGGCGGCGTGAGCGTCCCCTCGAACTCCCTTGCGCCGTTCTCGGCACCCACCATGCTAAGCAGCACCTACTGA
- the LOC124701367 gene encoding protein CHAPERONE-LIKE PROTEIN OF POR1, chloroplastic-like: MATALSLSGGSGGGGSLLRRSPASLARCCVVPRSSRRRAPTRRLAASRADDSQPAPFEMTLEGALKLLGVAEGASFDEILRAKNAVAASCKGDQDAVAQVEAAYDMLLMQSLSRRRAGKVVDNSIRYADVKPIKTAGSAPQWMQSTLKNVPLTLEPPSSSNLGIQSSIYGALAVLTYASGTSTSLPSAYTGPDVPGFILATGFGASLYFLTKKNMNLGKAALITAGGLAVGATVGSGVENWLQVDIVPFLGIHSPSVVVTEFILFSQLLVSLFVR; the protein is encoded by the exons ATGGCCACGGCCCTCTCCctgagcggcggcagcggcggcggcgggtcccTCCTCCGCCGGTCCCCCGCCTCCTTGGCGCGGTGCTGCGTCGTGCCCCGCTCCTCGCGCCGCAGGGCCCCGACGCGGCGCCTGGCGGCGTCGCGCGCGGACGACTCGCAGCCGGCGCCGTTCGAGATGACGCTGGAGGGCGCGCTGAAGCTGCTCGGGGTCGCGGAGGGCGCGTCCTTCGACGAAATCCTGCGCGCCAAgaacgccgtcgccgcctcctgcAAGGGCGACCAGGACGCCGTCGCCCAG GTTGAGGCTGCCTATGACATGCTGCTAATGCAGAGCTTATCACGGAGGAGGGCTGGCAAGGTTGTTGATAACAGCATCCGCTACGCTGATGTGAAACCTATCAAAACTGCAGGATCAGCCCCGCAATGGATGCAGTCAACCTTGAAGAATGTGCCTCTGACATTGGAGCCTCCATCTTCGAGCAACCTGGGCATCCAATCGTCCATTTACGGTGCATTGGCGGTCTTAACGTATGCTAGTGGAACCTCTACATCTTTACCGTCAGCGTACACTGGCCCTGATGTGCCTGGATTTATCCTAGCCACAGGATTCGGCGCTTCGTTGTACTTTCTGACAAAGAAAAATATGAATTTAG GCAAGGCTGCATTGATCACCGCCGGGGGTCTCGCGGTGGGCGCGACGGTGGGATCGGGCGTGGAGAACTGGCTGCAGGTCGACATCGTGCCCTTCCTAGGCATCCATTCCCCCTCCGTCGTCGTCACCGAGTTCATCCTCTTCTCGCAGTTGCTTGTATCGTTGTTCGTTAGATAG